AATTTTCTCGGTTCTCATGACCATGTTCTGCTGCATGTGTGCAAGAACTCTGGAAAAACTGAATCGCATCTCCATTTTCCCGGTGCAGAGAGTTACAGAAGGCAAGGATCTGAAATGACTGGGTCTGTTTTCCGCGATGCGGTGTCTAAGTCTCTCCCTGGAGCCCTCCCAACCGAGGGCTGACTCTGCGTCAGGATCCAGCCGCTAAAAGCcctgcggagagagagagagagagagagagagagagagagagagctgcatgGATACCTTGCATTCCTGTCTGCAGCAGTGCCTATTCCCTCAAAGGCCCTTTGTATGAAGACaatctgagagagagggacagagagagaaagaggaagaaagtagaagaaaaaaagacaaagaaagacagTGGGAGAagtgagagatgcagagagagagagagaaagaaagaaagaatgcaggggagagatagtgagagggaTTGAGAAaataggagaaaaaaagagagataaaggcTGTCCATCCCAAACGTCTATGCAGATTACCGTCATTTTAAGGGACAGACACTGTTGTCGTGTCAGGTTTTTAAAGATGATCAGTCTCTATGACAGCACATCTCATCCTCATAGAGCTCTTGTGAGAGGGAGGTGGAACAACATATTCATCCTGGAGATAGAAAACAGCTGTGAGGGATGGCAACCAAGCACCAGGGCTACAGGGGCTGTCTGGCATCCCAAAGAGAGCAGGAATTGTCCCTTTGTGTGCCTGGGCACGACTATCTGTGCTTGtcaagtgtggtgtgtgtatttgtgcatgtgtgtgtgcactgcacatTCAGTAAGCTTAGCTGTGCATTTTTTGTAGGTACACATGGATATACTGTTCAATATTGTAGTTCGACCCCACAGCATTAATATAATGGAATGGAGAATGACTAAAAGACCTCTAAAACAGCTATCATACCAAAATGCAGATAGCAGTGGTCTTATGGTGTCACGTGAGCCACTGCCTGCTGTATGGCCTGCTAGATTATCTTAGCTAGATGAATGCCTGCTGTATGGCCTGCTAGATTATTTTAGCTAGATGAATGCCTGCTATATGGCCTGCTAGATCAGCTTAGCTGGATGACCTGAGTCACTGCCTGCTGTATGGCCTGCTAGATGGCCTGAGCCAAAAAGCTGTGGAGGAGAAAACAGACAAATATCATCAATAAGAAAAAACCCACTCAGTCATTCAGTCACAGTGGGCAAGTGGCTCAAAGTCTCTATCGTAATTCCAGTATTGGCTAAATGAGAAGACTGACATCTATCATGTCAGCAGACAGGGTGGGGGCAAGGAAACATGCAATTAGTCTGAAATGAAATGAGTCTTGCACACTCATTTTGGCCTGACACTGTTTTCTAGGGTGCCACAGACAGACGATCATTATGTATTTCCACACGGGAGAGACAATTGTAGGATTTCACACCTTTGTTTTTCTACTACTTCACCACAAAGCTCTTATTTTAGCAACACTAAGCACTAAACAATCATCAAAACCTCGACACCAAACACATTCAGTTTATACAATAATTTATGGGAGACATAAGTAAACCTGGTAATTGCTATGGGGGCGtggaaaatgtagcctactctaGATTACAGTTCTTGAAAAAGAGTGAGGAGACAACTGAAGACAAGAACATCCACAAAACATGTGATCTTATTTTTAGAAACAAGGCTCTCTTTAGACATGAGACACCATGATTGCTGTGAGTTAGCCACAGTAGCACACAAGGTGTGGCTGGAGTCCTGACTCTGCCGTGTATGTTAAAGAGAGACAAGGTAATCATGAGGTGTGGATCCTCACTCCTTAGGAAACAAAGCAGAACAACACCAAGAGAGCATTCTTTATgtgtacaggtatgtgtgtgtgtgtgtgtgtgtgtgtgtgtgtagccgacACCTACCAGGACATTGACAGATATAGCAGTGTCTGCATATGAGAGAACAGCAGACACCTCTGTCCAGGAACAAATAATTCCTAACACCCACACACGCTGTCCTAGTGCCTGTGGCCATCTCCCCCTGAAACATAAATCCCTCTGGACCTACTCTCTGACACCGACAGACTCTCCCCACAGCACATACTGTTTGCTATCAGGGCTGAGTTACAGTCCAACCTCCTTTCCACCTCCAGCTCTCTAGGGCCTCCAGCTGAGAGCCAGTGGGGGCAGATGAGCTATAGGCCCATTAGGGACCCCTGCTGCCCACAACCTGTCTGTTGTGTGGGTGGTGGTGTCTGAGTAAGGTGCCCTTCATACTTACAGTCATACTCGTTTTCTTTCTTTACAGAAGAGTATGTGGCTTAGATTTTGTGTATTACTGTTGTGACAGGGGAGAACTTATTGGGCATGGTGGAAACACAATGTTAACCGAAGGGCTGTTATAGGAGGATGTTAGGTTACGGGTAGGCAGGCGAGTCACGCCACTCTGTCTGgcttttattgtttgtttatttttttcttaattATATGATTCAATGTActgttttgatttattttttgtttgtacTTGAGATAGAGTTAGTCACTACTTTCAGTGCATTCTGCCTTGTTGTCAACATATAAAACATCGTCTAGCGTTATTGTTAAGTTACCTTGACGTTAACTTAATGTCCTTTGGGCAGGCTGAGACTGGACTGCATGGGTCTGTGAAATCCGTCGCTGGCATGATGAACTGCTACTGTCTGCTGAGCTGCACTTCCAGCACCTGGTTGCGGATCCCTTGGCTCTGGGACAAAAGTggtgccttgccttgccttgccttgcctatgTCCGCTGAGCTATTGGGCTATGCTGGCGGCTTTTGCCACCGTATGGAGGGTATGCAGGAATTCACACTAGCGGTGATTAGCCTGTCGCTGGAGAGGTCCAACGAGCCGCTAATCAGCGTGCTACAGTAGCTTTTCCAGAGTCACTCAGGACATCTGACCTGTGCCTCCAGAGCCTTGAAGACGGCCTAGCGTTGCCCTTTTGCATTGCCTGGGTGGGCTTTGTTCAATAGCACTCCAGactgctctccagactgccagcaAATCGGCCGGGCTGGTCTGTTCACTTCAGACATCCTGCAGCCATgcagtcatcattgcccttggactttcctattattattatttttgactTTTTATTTGTCTGTCTTGGTGTCAAGTATGCTGGCGAGTATGCTGGTCCTCCGGCATCTTAAaaatttgttatttgttttttagTGTCTTTTGTGTGAAGCACTTTTGTTGTACTTTTTGTGCATAGAAAAAGCGCTATCATGTTtgtctgtaaagcactttgtgcTCAATGATTGAAAACTGCTATATAAATACTTTGTACTCtctgttcctgtgatagtttgggtctttcaagaggggtctaaaggcatatctgttcaacatgcacttagtttattaagtgcttcttatgagttatggtttatatattatagtatttatttattttcattaagtTATTGATTGAATTTACATTGTTGTTCTCCTTggtgtagtcttaccaacattCTAAATTGTTTACTATTaaatttaactattgtattaTTGTTTTTTGGATGTCACTttagacaaaagcatctgctaattaCCATaaccatattattattattgttattattatattgtaaaggagagagagagagagagagagagaactctaaGAAGTCTAAGAGGTAGCATAAGGCACATGGTCCTTGAAAAACAtatatgttttatttaatttatatgtgCTAACAAGTGGAATAATTCTTAATGAACAATGCACAATGCATTTGTCCTTGTGGCTGTACAGTCCTTTTTTTCAGTTGCAGTGTGCTAAACCACACCATCCTGCCTTGTAAGTCAATAATGAATAAGTCGACAGTACTTAAATTATATGAAACCCATGGGTTTCATACATGGAAAACATGGCATCTCGTTCATATCTGTGAGCAAATgctatattatattgtaatcattttaacaaagaaacatatgcacataagtCCTGTGCTGGCCCAACTCCACTGGTTACCAGTCAAATACAGAATTCATTTTAAAGTTTGactttttgttttcaaagcccTAAATGGAATGGCACCACAGTATATCTGTGACCTTTTAAGTACCTACTGTCCTTCTAGGTCACTGAGGTCTTCCTCACAACATCTTCTCTCAGTCCCAAATGCAACCCTAAAAACTAAAGGTGATAAGGCTTTTTCTGTTACTGCCCCTAgactctggaataatctccctaTAGAAATTAAGTCCTGTCCCACCATCAGTAGTTTTAAATCAAATGTAAAGATCCATCTATTTTCTTTGGCCTATAATGTCCATTCATTTCTccccttgtttgtttatttatgttatttctatttcttttcaGCATTATATTAACTGTACATCTTTCTCTAGGCCTATAGTAGTAGTATTTTCAGTAACCATATGTTCTTTTATCTACAATCATaatctgtttattattattattattattttgtattttcattcttttattttttagtttttgtcatttatatttttgtttttattactgtatttattttatttctgtggGCACCTTGGGTCAATTACATTGCATttaagtgtgctatataaataaatgtgacttgaTTTGACTTGACTAAGAGGGGCCTTTACAGGATGACCATTCAACTAGTTCTAAATTTGTTGTCACGGTAAGCAAGATTTCTAGGTGCTGTTATGTATGTCATAATGGAAGGCAAGCaacattgtgatgtcatagaacATAACAAGGTGTGATTTTGACATTCAGTTCCCTTTTGGATGAGACACTGCAGAGAGTAGTTGGTTTTTAGATTGCTGTTGTATTGCTATGAGATTTCTATGGATATTTAACTGCTGTAAAGCACAGCAGGAGGATGACGATGCAGAACAACCATGGTTCATTGCCAGGGAGTTTGAAACAGTGGTTTGGTATGGGTTTGACTCTGAATGGGAATCCATACAAGAGCGAAAGCAGAGGCTGAAAAAATACAGCCTGGAAGATCTTAAGAGACAACTAGAGCTGTTTGGTATCACAATAGTTGAAGTAAAAGGGCAAAAGAAGAGTGAGaagaagatgaagagagagtaCAGGAAACTTCTCATGCGAAGGATGAAAATGGTGGAGACTGAGAGGGCCAGAAGGTCAGTTCAAGTCAGGAGGGGAATGGAGCCAGAACAGAAGATGGATTTGGTGCAGAGGGGAGAGAATGGCTTAGACCAGGAGAGTGAAAACACACAAGACGAAAAGCAGAGCTTGGAGACATCTGCAGAGCTGATTCCTGAACGGCAGGGTCTGAGGAAGGAGGCCCAGATATTAACAAATAAAGTGGATGAACCCAACAATCGCATGGAAGAGGAGTTTATGAACAACATTAAAGAGGAAGAGACACAAGAGGAGATGAAGACTGAGGAaataaagacagacacagaagagaaaagaagagaggatcAGAAGAGGGAAGACAACAAGGAGGACATAAAGGATGATGAAGTTGGAAAGGTGAATGAAAAAGACTTCACAGATGCACAAGAGGAGGGATGGAAACAGGAACTAGACTTGAAGACCAAGACccatggagagaaggaggaagaggtggaaaCAGAGGTGGAAGGTGGAAACAACAAGATCAAAGAAGAGGATGATATCCTGAAGGAGGGAAAGTGTGAGAAAACTGTTACAGAGGAAGGTGTGGTGACAGTTGAGGAGAGCAAGAAAAAGCAGGAAAACACAGATGATGCTGTGGCCTCTGGAACGATGGCAACAGTCTCCTTGGGTGAGTAGTAAGGTTAAGATTAAGGCCATTTATTTACCTGGTGCAAACATAGATATCTTTATACGGCTCTGATAGTACCCATAAAGCAAGCTGAATATGTGCAGTTGTGCATAACTTCTCAAGTTTGATTGATTGAACTATTTTAGCTGCAAGTCTGAATATGTTAAATGGCTATTCATTACACTCACCAATAATCATCTTGTTCCCATTATCTACACAGAGTTGATGCAGAATGAGGATCACGAGGAGAAGCAAGAAGAGGCTGCAGTAAAGGAGGAGAGAATAAACAAAGATGGGAAAGaaaagcaggaggaggaggagaacggGGAGaacaagatggaggaggaggagaagggagagaaccaggtggagaaagagaaagacactgAAGGAAAAGATGAAAAAGAACTGAATGATaaactggaggaggaggagaagggagagaacaagatggagaaagagaaagacactgAAGGaaatgaagaagaagaactgaATGATAAACTGGAGAAGGGAGAGAATcaggtggagaaagagaaagacactaAAGGAAAAGATGAAAAAGAACTGAATGATaaacagctggaggaggaggagaaaggagagaacaaGATTGCTAAAGAGAAAAACACTGAAGGAAAAGATGAAAAAGAACTGAATGATaaacagctggaggaggaggaggagaagggagagaacaagatggagaaagagaaagatgctgaagtaaaaggaaaagagctgcATTATAAGCAGCTGAATGAGCAGAAGGAGGAAGAAGTTAACATGAAGGAAAACGAGGGGCAAGAGGAGGTGACAGAATATGTGATAGAGATtaaagaggagaaaaaggagGAGGATACAGACAAGGCCACGGCTTTGGTGAAAACCAAAACAGTCTCCAATGGTGAGTagtaacacacagcacagcaagatTGAACAGATAGCTATAGAAAAATATTCACATTAGGTTTGTAGGTTTAAGTTACTTGTCCAAACTCTCAGGTTGGTTAAATGATTGAGGTTTTTGGCTGGTTGAGTGTATTATGATATCACATGATATAATAAACACAGTATAATAACAATGTGGCCATCCTTGTCTGAATGATCAGATGTGACCCAGAGTGAGGAAGATCAAGAGGAGGAGCtagatgtggtggtggtggagaaggAGACGGTGAAAGGAGATGGtacggaggagaagaaggaggagaaagaaaaggaggaaggaaaggagctggaggatagagaggagaaggaggaaaaggAGAAGAGGTTACAGGAGGTGCAAGAAGAGGTGAAGGACTGTGTggtggaggtagaggaggaggttGAGGAAAATGCAGATGATGGGACTCCACAGAAAGATGAGACTACACACTCTTTGGGTGAGTATTACGGCACAGTAGAAATGAACAGGTAGCCATTAAACACTGGTTTACCCTTTCAGTTTTCCATGACTCTCCAAAACTCTTTGGTTTGGCTGGTTGACTGAGGGTTTTGGTGGGTTGTACACAGATGTGTTCACCTTATTTCTTTGCACCAAACAACCCTGAATGGCAAGAGTGAAGGCATGCAATATTATAAAACTAAGTTAAGATTAATTTTGCCCTCCCTGTAAAAATTTGCAGATCTGATGCAAAATGAGGatcaggaggagaagaaagagaggatagagaggaaggagaagttaaaaagagaatggagagaagagagggaggagggagagaatgagatggaggaagagaaagagactgaagtaaaagaggaggaagagagagagcagctgggAAATCAACAgctgaaggaggagaaggaagaagtggtaaagaaattgaagcaggaggaggtgaaggagtGTATGGTGGAGAAGGAACAGAAGAAGGAGGTGGATGCAACTGATGGAACTGTAGCCATGGAGATAAGACCAGAGGTTTCCCAGAGTGAGTATTAACAGACACAGTATAATTAAACAGGTGGGCATATTAAAACATGGCTGGGATCACACTGAAAATTACTAAGATGCAGTGGCAATCCGAATCTGAATCCCTCAAATGTTTTATGAATACATTAATCTAACTAACTAATTGTTGTATGCTCTGGAAGTTGAAACTTGAAAACAGTGATAAATGTGTCTCATTGCATGTGGACCATATCTAAAATAATGTTTTCGGACAAATTTGTCTTACAGAGAGAAACGCCACcctaaatgaaaacagaaaggTAAAGAAGAGAATGCGAGGGTGTAGAGGCGGGAagtcaaaaaacaaacacaatcaaCTGGAAgtgtacaaacatacatacagatcTTCAGGACATACAGTGGAGGATGGAGAGGAGCTGATGGACAACAAAGgaaagaaggaagaggagaaaaagaaagcagAGAAGGGGGACATGAAGGTGCAGAAGGAGCAAGAGGAAGTGAAGGAGTGTGTggtggaggagaaagagaaggaagatACAGATGATGGGGCTGTGGCCGTGGAGACGACACTGAAGGTCTCGCTGGGTGAGTATGAACATGTGACTCAGTAGAACTAAACAGGTATCTCTAACATATTTCTTGATCATCCAGTTTCACATGACTCTCAAAATCTCTCAAGTTTTGTGTGGTTCATTGACACTTCTCTTGGGGTGTATGTAGGTGTTGCCTGGTTATTAATGAAGCCACGGTGATAACTGTTTCTCATTATATAAGAACTATGATATCCAATCTAATATATGCTGCACAAAATCATCTGCTTACAGACAGCAACACCACCATCAATCAAGAGCAAGAGGTGAAGAAAAGAATGCGAGGCTGTAGAGGCGGCAAatccaaaaacaaacacaataaacTCCAAGTGTCCAAGTGTGAGATGACTGAGGAAAACAGACAGAAGCAGGACATGAGATATGGACAACAACATGAGTCCCAacacagaagaggagaaaggcaTGATAAAAGACAGGGGGTGAGAGACTGCTGGAGAGGTTCAAATGGATGCCAGACAGCTCCAGTGGGATGCTGGGGAGATGCAAAGAGATGCTGGAGAGGTCCAAAGGGACCTTGGGGAGGTCCAAAGGCAcatgaggaagagaaggagaagcaGGACATGAGAGTGAAGGAGGAGCCAGAGGAGGTGAAacagtgtgtggaggagagagaagaaaaggatgAGGAAGAAGTACACAATGGCACTGTGACCATGGCAACTACATTGAAAGTCCATTTGGGTAAGTATTAAAATATGACACAGCAGAAGTAAACAGGTAGCATAAATACTAGCTATTCTTACACATGACTGAATGTTGTTAGGTTTTCCTAATAGATTTAAGATTTTTATGGGGTGTATTTAGGTGTTAACCAGCCTTAATTACAACATATTGATAATTGTTTCTCATTATATGGGGAGTCATGATATCTGAACTAATGCATTTTCCACAAAATCCTATAGTCAAAGAGAGCAACACCACCACAAATAAAGATCAAGAGCTGAAGAAAAGAATGCGGGGGTGTAGAAGCGGAAaatcaaaaaacaaacaaaagaaacagGAAGTGTACAATGAGACGACGGAGGAAAACAGACTGACACAGGACACGAAAGCTGGACACCAACGTGAGTTTGAGCACCAACACAGGGGAATGGAAAGACAAAATAACAGAGAGGGGGTGCAGGCACACTGGAGAGGTCCACAGCAGGAAGATAGACAGACAAGAGAGGACAACCAAAGTCAACCCAGAAACCAGCACAGGCACAACATGGCGGTGAGGGTATGGTACGAGGCAGACGCATGTGAACGTCACACAGAGGAGACGGCtagaagagatgagaagaagCGACCGCATGGGAGCCACGGGGGAATTCACTGGAATACAGGAGGCTTGGTTGTGCTGAGGAGAGGGCCAGTTTGGGCAGAACACAAGAACAGAGAAGGAGGACGAACacagcaggaggagagaggagagagaagggatgaGAGGCAGGGCCCTCGTCACCAAAGACATGAGAGcacatggagaggagagaggcaggaAGAGGAACAGGAGGAGAATGAAGTAGAAACAAAGGCCATCAGAGGGTTGGAGTAGAGCAGATGAAGAAACAGGAGCTTACATTGCCATGGGGCAGAATAATATGAGTCTGcagacagaagaagagagagacatcaaGAGAAGAGCAGCATGGAGAGAccggagatagagagatggccGTCTGGACAGAGACAACATGATGGTCATCCTAGATACCAAGGAAACCCCTTTACACATCACAGAACCAacaatcattcacacacactgcacacacacaataacattgCTGCACAAACAAAACCTCTACAAAACAcctacaaatacaaaaacattcaaacacagacacaagcacacacactcaaatgcacatcaaatacatacaaaaattccaaaaatatatacataatcaataaaaaataaaaaatgatttcTGTTTTTACTTTTACATTCAAAAACTGCACTGGTCATAATGGTGTTTAAGAAACTGGAGTATATGTGTTCCTTCACATGAACATCCTTAGcaaggctttgaaccggttcacggaacgaaaacgaaaaccagaAACTTTTGATGTTTTTCTAGGAAAAGAAACGAAACCAGAAACtttacatttgtttatgttccggaacagaatcgtttatctaaaataatggtaaccggttaataccgtTATTTTTTTCGTTCTTTGACAAGATTTCTGTGCTTGGTGAGGTTGACTTCTAGTCGTTCACTCATCGAGAGAAATGTAATAGAGAAGCTTGCCGCCACCTGTACAAGCAGAATCTTCTGTCATTTCCTTCTGGACCCTGACAAGGTTTTGGGCATTTGTTTATAAGTTTAATGTTCACAATGACAGCTATGCACACACCATTGTGGTTTTGTATTGTCTGATGACATAAGACACAAAAATGCACTGATTGGGCCCTGACCAGGTTTGGCCAATTGATGTTTACAATGGCAGCTACTGTATGTAGCCTACCATATTTCAGTTATTTACACAGATTTAGCAATGTGAGTTGCATAGGCTTTTGGATGGatgtaagatagatagatagataaatacttactttattgatccccaaggggaaattcaagaactagAGTGATACTTCTGTAACGCTTTGTGGTTTTGTATTGTTTGACGACATAAAAGAAACAAGTGCACTGATTGAGCCCTGACCAGGTTTAGTCAATTGAAGTTCTCAATGACAGCTATGTAGCCTGCCCTATATGTCATTTGCACCAATTGAGCTATGGAAGAAGTATAATGGGTGTGTTCAGTTGTTTGCCAATAAACAACATGGCAGACATTTCCTTTAATTCATGTATAATACTAagaaaaaatgtaggcatgtcaGAATTACAGTTATGCCGCttgcaaaatgtagcctatagtgcttttttaatgtttgatgACAGGATAGAGAAATATGTAGACtaacaatgtaattttaaagtcctaatgatCAGCCTACTTATTTG
This genomic stretch from Alosa sapidissima isolate fAloSap1 chromosome 16, fAloSap1.pri, whole genome shotgun sequence harbors:
- the LOC121685622 gene encoding trichohyalin-like; amino-acid sequence: MRFLWIFNCCKAQQEDDDAEQPWFIAREFETVVWYGFDSEWESIQERKQRLKKYSLEDLKRQLELFGITIVEVKGQKKSEKKMKREYRKLLMRRMKMVETERARRSVQVRRGMEPEQKMDLVQRGENGLDQESENTQDEKQSLETSAELIPERQGLRKEAQILTNKVDEPNNRMEEEFMNNIKEEETQEEMKTEEIKTDTEEKRREDQKREDNKEDIKDDEVGKVNEKDFTDAQEEGWKQELDLKTKTHGEKEEEVETEVEGGNNKIKEEDDILKEGKCEKTVTEEGVVTVEESKKKQENTDDAVASGTMATVSLELMQNEDHEEKQEEAAVKEERINKDGKEKQEEEENGENKMEEEEKGENQVEKEKDTEGKDEKELNDKLEEEEKGENKMEKEKDTEGNEEEELNDKLEKGENQVEKEKDTKGKDEKELNDKQLEEEEKGENKIAKEKNTEGKDEKELNDKQLEEEEEKGENKMEKEKDAEVKGKELHYKQLNEQKEEEVNMKENEGQEEVTEYVIEIKEEKKEEDTDKATALVKTKTVSNDVTQSEEDQEEELDVVVVEKETVKGDGTEEKKEEKEKEEGKELEDREEKEEKEKRLQEVQEEVKDCVVEVEEEVEENADDGTPQKDETTHSLDLMQNEDQEEKKERIERKEKLKREWREEREEGENEMEEEKETEVKEEEEREQLGNQQLKEEKEEVVKKLKQEEVKECMVEKEQKKEVDATDGTVAMEIRPEVSQKRNATLNENRKVKKRMRGCRGGKSKNKHNQLEVYKHTYRSSGHTVEDGEELMDNKGKKEEEKKKAEKGDMKVQKEQEEVKECVVEEKEKEDTDDGAVAVETTLKVSLDSNTTINQEQEVKKRMRGCRGGKSKCEMTEENRQKQDMRYGQQHESQHRRGERHDKRQGVRDCWRGSNGCQTAPVGCWGDAKRCWRGPKGPWGGPKAHEEEKEKQDMRVKEEPEEVKQCVEEREEKDEEEVHNGTVTMATTLKVHLVKESNTTTNKDQELKKRMRGCRSGKSKNKQKKQEVYNETTEENRLTQDTKAGHQREFEHQHRGMERQNNREGVQAHWRGPQQEDRQTREDNQSQPRNQHRHNMAVRVWYEADACERHTEETARRDEKKRPHGSHGGIHWNTGGLVVLRRGPVWAEHKNREGGRTQQEERGERRDERQGPRHQRHESTWRGERQEEEQEENEVETKAIRGLE